In Primulina eburnea isolate SZY01 chromosome 14, ASM2296580v1, whole genome shotgun sequence, the following proteins share a genomic window:
- the LOC140811191 gene encoding uncharacterized mitochondrial protein AtMg00860-like, protein MVQEGIVLGHKVSSKGLEVDRAKVVAIEKLPPPKNIKGIRSFLGHAGFYRRFIKDFSKITKPLCNLLEKDSTFIFDDDCLQAFEKIKRALVTAPIMIVPDWKEPFELMCDASDYAVGALLGQRRERMFRAIY, encoded by the coding sequence atggtccaagagggcATTGTCCTGGGACATAAAGTATCATCTAAGGGATTAGAGGTGGATAGAGCCAAGGTGGTTGCAATTGAAAAACTTCCTCCACCAAAGAACATCAAAGGAATAAGGAGCTTTCTAGGACATGCGGGGTTTTATCggagattcattaaagatttttctaagatcACAAAACCCTTATGTAATTTGCTTGAAAAAGATTCCACATTcatatttgatgatgattgtttgcaggcttTTGAGAAAATCAAGAGGGCATTGGTGACAGCACCAATCATGATAGTGCCGGActggaaggagccctttgagctgATGTGTGACGCAAGTGATTATGCCGTTGGTGCATTATTGGGCCAAAGAAGAGAAAGGATGTTTAGGGCAATCTATTAG